The nucleotide window TCGTCGAGGCTCCGGTTCTCCCAGCCCATCGGCGTCGACGTGAACGAGAAGACGCGCGTCAGCCGCCAGAACTCCGTGATGATGCGCTCGATCCCCATCAGAATGAGGAACGCGCCGAACGCCACGCCCTGCCGCGAGCCCCACCGACGTCGCATCCGCCAGAGGAAGATGAACGCCGCCGACAGCAGGACGATGTCGTAGAGCATCGTCGGATGGACGCGGACACCGGCGGGCGTGGGCACGGTTCCGTTCGGGAACCCGACCGCCCACGGCAGACTGGAAGGGGCTCCGTAGTCGCCGTCGCCGGAGAGGAAGCACCCCATGCGCCCAAATGCCTGTCCCAGCAGGATCGCAGGGGCAATGCCGTCGATGGCTTCCCAGATGCGGCGACGCGGCGACGCGCCTCTCGCTTCCTGCACGATGAGCGATGGCGAACGGTAGAGCACGATCAGCACGGCGACGATGCCGCCGGCGAGTCCCCCATGCCACGCGAGTCCGCTACCGGACAAGAGCGAGCGCCAGTCGCTGGCTACGTCGCGCCAGAAGTAGAGCTTGGCTCCTAGCACGCCGCCGATGATCGCGGCGAGGATGACCGTGGAGGCGAGCTCGGGATCAATGCCCTTGCGGAGGTACTCCTGCCGGATGAGCGCGTACCCTGCCAGGAATCCCAAGCCCATCATGATGCCAAACGTGTGAATGCCGACGGGTCCGAACTGGATCAGGGTCGGGTACATGGCTAGAAGTCCGTTCCCACAGACCAGTAGTAGCGTGGCGAGCGCGAGACCAACTCCGTATCGATGCGCCAGGCGACATCGAAGCGGAGGACGAAGATGCCCAGGTTGAGCCGACTGCCCGCCCCGACGCCGCCGACGATCCGGTCGCGGAGGTCGCTCAGACTATCGACGGAGGCGGCGGGGCTCGACGACGCTCGCAGGTCGAACGCCGATCCGAGGTCGGCGAACAAGGCTCCGCCGATGTATCGGAACGTCACGCGCAGGGGCCATCCCAGCGTCAGGCGGTCGATCAACGGGAACCGCCATTCGAGGTTGATCAGCGCGAACGTGTCGCCGACGGACTCGTACAGGTCGGTTCCTCGGAGCGGGCCCTGGAACGACGGGAAGAAGAGCTCCTCGGCGCTGAGCGCTTCGTCGACGGCGCGCGACACGCGCGGGCTGATCTCCGAGGCGATGCCGCCCAGGAAGAACCGTTGGGCGTTGGGACCGCGACTGGTTCCGCCCGTGACCCGGATGGCAAAGCTCTGTTCCGAGCCGACGCGGACGTAGTGACGATAATCGACGGAGGCTGTGCCGAAACGCAGGTAGCCGCTCCCGAACCCGGGCGCGGCGAACGCCTCCAGCCGCAGCCGGCGACCGTCGACGGGTCCGAACATGCCGTACCCGACCGTGTCCTGCACGAACGCCATCCGCACCGGGAGCATGGACTTCGCGTCAATCGGCTCCTCGTCCACCTGCCGGATCGCATTGCCGAACGCGTCGAGGCGGTCGTACGGAGTCAGTTGGATGCCAACCCGGTCGCGGTATATCCGCTGCGCGCCGATCCCCGTCTCGAACCGCGCGAACTGGCTCAACGGATACTCCGCCATGCCTTCGAGCCCGACGCTCCGGTCGGCGACCAGCACGGTCCGGTACCGCGATTGCCCTTCGCTCGCGAGGAAAAAGTCGCGCGTGTGGAACGCGGTGATGCCGTAGTCGAGTCGCCGGTTCAGGCGGACGTAGGACGCGACGGCGTTCAAGTTCCGCAAGGAAGAGATCGACTGGTCGGTCACGACGATCAGGCGTTCGTTGCCGAGCAGGTCGCTCATGCTGAGGTACGCCTGCCCGCTGAACCCGGAGAAGCTGCTGACCTGCGTGTACACCCCGAATCCGTCGACCGTCAGCCTCGGCTGGTAGGGCTTGGGACGCGCGAACTTGCGGCTGACGCGCGGGGCGTCCTCGTCCTGCGGCTCGTCGTCGGTGGTTTCGGTGTCGGTTGGCTCATCGTCTTCATCAGCCTGTGCGGCAGCCACCGGTTCCTGTGAACGACGGCTCCCCAGGGCAGCCAAATCCTTCGGGATGCTGGCTGACAGCGGCGAGAGCAGACGTTCGGGAACCGGCGCAGTCGAGGCATCGGGCGATGTCGTTGGTTGCGGAGCGGCGACGGGAGCCGTCTCGGTCTCCGATGTCGTCTGCTCCGGCGCGCTGGGCGAGGTTCCGAACCAGGTGCGCGCGAGCTCGGTCGGCTTCGGTGAGTAACGCGAATCCAACGGGCGATCCATCAGGAACAGGTCGAACCCCCCTT belongs to Candidatus Poribacteria bacterium and includes:
- a CDS encoding prolipoprotein diacylglyceryl transferase, with protein sequence MYPTLIQFGPVGIHTFGIMMGLGFLAGYALIRQEYLRKGIDPELASTVILAAIIGGVLGAKLYFWRDVASDWRSLLSGSGLAWHGGLAGGIVAVLIVLYRSPSLIVQEARGASPRRRIWEAIDGIAPAILLGQAFGRMGCFLSGDGDYGAPSSLPWAVGFPNGTVPTPAGVRVHPTMLYDIVLLSAAFIFLWRMRRRWGSRQGVAFGAFLILMGIERIITEFWRLTRVFSFTSTPMGWENRSLDDHLLGTAWQGTLFIHGISEQQLWSLAMVVVGVWMVWQRGRRVV